From the Helicoverpa armigera isolate CAAS_96S chromosome 16, ASM3070526v1, whole genome shotgun sequence genome, one window contains:
- the LOC126055379 gene encoding LOW QUALITY PROTEIN: transmembrane protease serine 9 (The sequence of the model RefSeq protein was modified relative to this genomic sequence to represent the inferred CDS: inserted 1 base in 1 codon), translating to MKTFIVVCLALASFACAEQGSFPGYSTFGYLEKYAIPHAEKLRAAEEKFLASQAGSRIVGGVPAGQGQYPYQAGLLLSIIGFEGNGICGGSLISANRVATAAHCWFDGIHQGWKVTVVLGSTLLFSGGTRLETSVVAMHPNWTPALVRNDVAVIYLPNSVQISANIAPIALASGSSEFAGVSAIASGFGLTSSNGQITANQFLSHVNLNVITNSACSVAFPFIVQPSNICTSGIGGVGTCSGDSGGPLVTNQNGQNVLIGITSFGSAFGCQVNLPSVFARVTSFVSFLNQHLFNINTNQLARFVTWLINIIMKVIIVLALATLAYANVSPPIEGNTAYGYIQNYAIPLAEEIRKAEEQMSPERIVGGNPSNAGQFPYQAGLLASYAGISGTGVCGGSLVSANRVITAAHCWFDGVNQAWLFTVVLGSTTLFSGGTRIDTSAVALHPNWQPLLVRNDVAVIYLPSNVQFSNTISPIALPSGSQLNQDFVGVTAVASGFGLTSDGGSISTGQVLSHVNLSVISNSVCSFAFPLILQSSNICTSSLGGVSTCRGDSGGPLAITSGGQPVLIGITXFRLCSGLPGWFPCCLRPCHLLRRLLQPAHQLSYEIK from the exons ATGAAAACCTTCATTGTAGTGTGTTTGGCTCTGGCTAGCTTCGCCTGTGCGGAGCAGGGATCTTTCCCTGGGTACTCCACGTTTGGGTACCTGGAGAAGTATGCTATTCCTCATGCGGAGAAGCTTCGCGCGGCTGAGGAAAAATTCCTCGCTAGCCAGGCTGGCTCCAGGATCGTAGGTGGAGTTCCCGCTGGCCAGGGACAATACCCGTACcag GCTGGTCTCCTCCTCTCCATCATCGGTTTCGAAGGCAACGGTATCTGCGGAGGCTCCCTCATCAGCGCCAACCGCGTGGCTACAGCCGCCCACTGCTGGTTCGACGGTATCCACCAAGGATGGAAGGTCACAGTCGTGCTCGGTTCCACCCTGCTCTTCTCCGGAGGCACCCGTCTTGAGACCAGCGTGGTCGCCATGCACCCTAACTGGACTCCTGCACTCGTCCGCAATGATGTTGCTGTGATTTACTTGCCCAACTCTGTACAGATTTCAG CCAATATTGCACCAATTGCTTTGGCTAGTGGATCTTCTGAATTCGCCGGTGTCTCCGCTATTGCCTCTGGTTTTGGATTGACAAGCTCCA ACGGACAAATCACCGCTAACCAGTTCCTGAGCCACGTCAACCTGAACGTGATCACCAACAGCGCCTGCAGCGTCGCCTTCCCCTTCATTGTCCAGCCTTCCAACATCTGCACCAGTGGTATCGGTGGTGTTGGTACTTGCAGCGGTGACTCTGGCGGTCCTCTTGTCACCAACCAGAATGGACAAAATGTCTTG ATTGGTATCACTTCCTTCGGCTCGGCTTTCGGCTGCCAAGTCAACTTGCCATCAGTCTTCGCACGTGTCACATCATTCGTCTCCTTCCTCAACCAACATTT atttaatataaatacaaaccAACTAGCTCGATTTGTGACTTGGTTAATTAACATCATAATGAAGGTGATAATTGTGCTAGCTTTGGCGACTCTCGCCTACGCGAACGTTTCACCTCCGATTGAGGGTAACACCGCTTACGGATACATCCAGAACTATGCAATCCCCTTGGCCGAAGAAATCCGCAAAGCGGAGGAACAAATGAGCCCTGAGAGGATTGTTGGTGGAAACCCATCCAACGCTGGTCAATTCCCCTACCAA GCTGGTCTTCTCGCCTCCTACGCTGGTATCTCTGGCACTGGTGTGTGCGGAGGTTCCCTGGTCAGTGCCAACCGTGTCATCACCGCTGCCCACTGCTGGTTTGACGGTGTCAACCAGGCTTGGCTCTTCACCGTAGTCCTTGGATCCACTACTCTCTTCTCTGGTGGTACTAGGATCGACACCAGCGCTGTTGCTCTTCACCCTAACTGGCAGCCTCTGCTAGTCCGTAACGATGTTGCCGTCATCTACTTGCCAAGCAATGTTCAATTCTCAA ACACCATCTCCCCAATTGCTCTGCCTTCGGGAAGCCAACTTAACCAGGACTTCGTCGGAGTTACCGCTGTTGCCTCTGGTTTCGGTTTAACTAGTGACG GTGGCTCCATTTCAACTGGCCAAGTCCTTAGCCACGTCAACTTGAGCGTCATCTCCAACAGCGTCTGCTCATTCGCCTTCCCCTTGATCTTGCAATCCTCCAACATCTGCACCAGCAGCCTTGGTGGAGTCAGCACTTGCAGAGGAGACTCTGGTGGCCCTCTTGCCATCACCAGTGGTGGACAGCCTGTCCTG ATCGGTATCA TCTTTCGGCTCTGCTCTGGGCTGCCAGGCTGGTTTCCCTGCTGCCTTCGCCCGTGTCACCTCCTTCGTAGACTTCTTCAACCAGCACATCAACtaagttatgaaataaaatag
- the LOC135117939 gene encoding brachyurin-like — translation MKFLAVTLLSLAAVVSARNVDVQNVIDLEDLTAYGYLAKIGAPLAEKIRIAEEEASRNPSRITGGSAASLGQFPYQAALLADFDDGRGVCGGSLLNSRRVLTAAHCWYDGEDQAWRLTVVLGSIRLFSGGVRLVTSNVVMHENWNPRLIRNDVAIINLPSAVASSNNIAPIALPSGNELNDQFVGAIATASGFGRTGDGPSGSIGPNHFLSHVDVPVISNSLCRISFGSAVQSSNICTSGAGGKNICSGDSGGPLVVNRNNRRILIGVTSYGSYRGCQVGAPAGYARVTSFINWINQRL, via the exons ATGAAGTTCTTAGCTGTGACATTACTGTCTTTGGCAGCGGTTGTTTCCGCAAGAAACGTTGATGTTCAAAATGTGATTGACCTCGAGGACCTGACAGCATATGGTTACCTAGCCAAAATAGGTGCCCCTTTGGCTGAAAAGATTCGCATAGCCGAGGAAGAAGCCAGCCGCAATCCATCCAGAATAACTGGTGGCTCTGCAGCAAGTCTTGGACAATTCCCTTATCAG GCTGCTCTATTGGCTGATTTCGACGATGGCAGAGGTGTTTGCGGTGGTTCTTTACTCAACTCACGAAGAGTGCTGACGGCTGCTCACTGCTGGTACGACGGTGAAGATCAAGCTTGGCGGCTTACGGTTGTTCTAGGATCAATTCGTTTGTTCTCTGGTGGAGTGAGGCTGGTTACCTCCAACGTTGTGATGCATGAAAACTGGAACCCTAGACTTATTCGGAATGACGTCGCAATTATTAACTTGCCATCTGCAGTTGCAAGTTCAA ACAACATCGCCCCCATCGCTCTTCCCTCTGGCAACGAGCTGAACGACCAGTTTGTTGGTGCAATCGCTACTGCATCTGGTTTTGGGCGAACTGGTGATG GTCCATCTGGCAGCATTGGTCCAAACCACTTCTTAAGCCATGTGGACGTACCTGTGATCTCAAACAGCTTGTGTCGGATATCCTTCGGATCTGCTGTTCAATCATCAAACATTTGCACCAGCGGTGCTGGCGGAAAAAATATCTGCAGTGGTGATTCTGGTGGTCCTCTCGTTGTCAACAGAAATAACAGGCGAATCCTG atcgGTGTAACCTCTTACGGATCTTATCGCGGCTGTCAAGTCGGCGCGCCGGCTGGTTATGCTAGAGTCACCTCTTTCATAAACTGGATCAACCAACGCCTTTAA
- the LOC110384557 gene encoding brachyurin: protein MQLLVAFIIFGTIANAKDLQSLSEQSPAYGYIQNIGIPAAEKIRQTEASGGSRIIGGVPAALGQYPFQAGILGEIVQDDVAATSVCGGSLISSSRVLTAAHCWFDGVHQAWRLTVVLGSIQLFSGGTRIQTSAVATHPSYIPVLGRNDIAVIYFATPVALSGTISPIALPTGPELFESFAGERAIAVGFGVTSDNGNISTNQALSHVSLNVISNSECSWAFPLFLQSSNICTSGLGTVGFCDGDTGGPLIITRNNRQLLIGVASFRSSLGCESNLPNAYARVTSYMDFIYRHI, encoded by the exons ATGCAGTTACTTGtggcatttattatatttggaaCAATTGCAAATGCTAAAGATTTGCAATCACTTTCTGAACAAAGTCCTGCATATGGGTATATTCAGAACATAGGAATACCTGCTGCGGAGAAAATCCGTCAAACAGAAGCATCAGGAGGTTCAAGAATCATCGGAGGAGTCCCTGCAGCTCTTGGACAATACCCCTTCCAG GCTGGTATTCTTGGAGAAATCGTCCAAGATGACGTAGCTGCTACAAGCGTATGCGGAGGTTCCCTCATTTCATCCAGCCGTgtcctcaccgctgcccattGCTGGTTCGACGGAGTCCATCAGGCTTGGCGCCTGACCGTTGTTCTTGGCTCCATCCAACTGTTTAGCGGTGGAACCAGGATTCAAACTAGTGCGGTTGCTACTCATCCAAGTTATATCCCTGTTCTTGGCCGCAATGACATTGCTGTTATATATTTCGCAACTCCTGTTGCGCTGTCAG GTACGATTAGTCCAATAGCTCTACCAACTGGACCTGAACTATTTGAGTCTTTCGCTGGTGAGAGGGCTATCGCCGTTGGTTTTGGTGTGACCAGTGACA ATGGGAATATTTCTACAAACCAGGCCCTGAGCCACGTGAGCTTAAACGTCATATCTAACAGCGAGTGTTCCTGGGCGTTTCCTCTGTTTCTACAAAGTTCTAACATTTGTACCAGTGGCCTTGGAACCGTTGGGTTCTGTGATGGGGATACTGGTGGCCCTCTTATTATTACCAGGAATAATAGACAGCTATTG ATTGGCGTTGCATCCTTCCGTTCCAGTCTGGGCTGCGAGTCCAACCTACCCAACGCTTATGCTCGAGTCACTTCATACATGGACTTTATCTACAGACATATCTAA